The Gemmatimonadaceae bacterium genome includes a window with the following:
- a CDS encoding aminopeptidase P family protein, whose protein sequence is MKKQAIAVAASLLLAAGAEGQRNLLPEAKVRWDRMCQIRKEKFDHILPQAMRENGIDMWIVVQKEGHDDPMATILGGGYTGSVGYFVFTDRGGDHIERAALGIEDHHRAACGAYDIPDGETDIRAFVAARNPKRIGINLSAEMGMADGLTKTLHDQLVTALGPTYAPRLVSAEKLVSDFSSRRTASEIVAFGEAGELGRQIAERALSNEVITPGVTTLADVAWWIEQQQYERRLGSSFGVPSVYITGPNGIEATSNDRIIQRGDLVMLDFGVGYLSMWTDQKRIAYILKPGETALPASFQRAFDNAVRVRDVIHRTARPGRTAQQMMDVVNAAIVQAGILQMRGFNQPRADASVEFIIGCHSVGDWGHGIGPSMAFFNPGRLTYEMRPSNLFSIELFAYTPIPEWGGKKLRIPLEDDATITTRGVEWVYPVNPRIILVK, encoded by the coding sequence ATGAAGAAGCAAGCGATCGCGGTCGCGGCCAGCCTGTTGCTGGCGGCAGGAGCGGAGGGGCAGCGGAACCTGCTGCCGGAGGCGAAGGTCCGGTGGGACCGGATGTGCCAGATCCGCAAGGAGAAGTTCGACCACATCCTGCCCCAGGCGATGCGGGAGAACGGGATCGACATGTGGATCGTGGTGCAGAAGGAGGGCCACGACGACCCGATGGCGACGATCCTCGGTGGGGGCTACACGGGATCGGTGGGGTACTTCGTGTTCACCGACCGCGGCGGTGACCACATCGAGCGTGCCGCCCTCGGCATCGAGGACCACCACCGCGCGGCGTGCGGGGCGTACGACATCCCGGACGGCGAGACCGACATCCGCGCGTTCGTCGCGGCGCGCAACCCGAAGCGCATCGGGATCAACCTGTCGGCCGAGATGGGCATGGCGGACGGCCTCACGAAGACGCTGCACGACCAGCTCGTGACCGCCCTCGGCCCTACCTACGCGCCGCGGCTGGTGAGCGCCGAGAAGCTCGTGTCCGACTTCTCGTCGCGCCGCACCGCCAGCGAGATCGTGGCCTTCGGCGAGGCCGGTGAGCTGGGGCGGCAGATTGCCGAGCGGGCGCTCAGCAACGAGGTCATCACGCCGGGCGTCACGACGCTGGCCGACGTGGCCTGGTGGATCGAGCAGCAGCAGTACGAGCGCCGCCTTGGCAGCAGCTTCGGCGTGCCGAGCGTCTACATCACCGGTCCCAATGGCATCGAGGCGACCAGCAACGACCGCATCATCCAGCGCGGGGACCTGGTGATGCTCGACTTCGGGGTCGGCTACCTGTCGATGTGGACTGACCAGAAGCGCATCGCGTACATCCTCAAGCCGGGCGAGACGGCGCTGCCGGCCAGCTTCCAGCGGGCGTTCGACAACGCCGTGCGCGTGCGTGACGTGATCCACCGCACCGCCCGTCCCGGGCGCACCGCGCAGCAGATGATGGACGTGGTCAATGCCGCCATCGTGCAGGCCGGCATCCTCCAGATGCGCGGCTTCAACCAGCCCCGCGCCGATGCGAGCGTGGAGTTCATCATCGGCTGCCACTCGGTGGGCGACTGGGGCCACGGCATCGGGCCGTCGATGGCGTTCTTCAACCCCGGCCGCCTGACCTACGAGATGCGGCCGTCGAACCTCTTCTCGATCGAGCTGTTCGCGTACACGCCGATTCCCGAGTGGGGCGGGAAGAAGCTGCGCATCCCGCTCGAGGATGACGCCACCATCACGACCCGTGGCGTCGAGTGGGTCTATCCCGTCAATCCGCGCATCATCCTCGTCAAGTGA
- a CDS encoding S9 family peptidase, which produces MKRPRPCQPPDFLPMRLSPVVLAAVLWFTLPRVAVSQPVQTRPVPQADDERPRGYDRQLEILEKKVDDLEWRARTEDIAVMDKWWITSPVPPRNRNPTGQGAGNPLKFPVYSFVPKSIGTRKAPLLVLVHGYVHGSFDRFYSHILRELLEQGYVVVAPEYRGSTGYGGELYNAIDYGGGEVDDVKAARDWAVENLPNVDAARVGVLGWSHGGYLTLFNAFNYPDAYKVAYAGVPVSDLVQRMGYKGPGYQATFTEFIGKSAVDDPAEYRRRSPVNSVQKLRIPLLVHTNTNDEDVNVMEVQHLIEALKAAGRPFEHKVYEAAPGGHEFNRIDTRLARESRREIWAFLARYLRPGT; this is translated from the coding sequence ATGAAGCGTCCACGACCGTGCCAGCCCCCCGACTTCCTGCCGATGCGCCTCTCTCCTGTCGTGCTCGCCGCTGTCCTGTGGTTCACGCTGCCACGGGTGGCAGTCTCGCAGCCTGTCCAGACGCGACCGGTGCCGCAGGCAGACGACGAGCGGCCGCGCGGCTACGACCGTCAGCTGGAGATCCTCGAGAAGAAGGTCGACGACCTCGAGTGGCGTGCTCGCACCGAGGACATCGCGGTGATGGACAAGTGGTGGATCACCAGTCCGGTGCCGCCGCGCAACCGCAATCCCACCGGCCAGGGGGCGGGCAATCCGCTGAAGTTTCCGGTCTACTCGTTCGTGCCGAAGTCGATCGGCACGCGGAAGGCGCCGCTGCTGGTGCTGGTGCATGGGTACGTGCACGGCTCGTTCGACCGGTTCTACTCGCACATCCTGCGCGAGCTGCTGGAGCAGGGGTACGTGGTGGTGGCACCGGAGTACCGCGGCAGCACGGGGTACGGAGGCGAGTTGTACAACGCCATCGACTACGGCGGCGGCGAGGTGGACGACGTAAAGGCGGCACGCGACTGGGCGGTGGAGAACCTGCCCAACGTGGACGCGGCACGGGTGGGTGTGCTGGGCTGGAGCCACGGCGGCTACCTCACGCTGTTCAATGCCTTCAACTATCCCGACGCGTACAAGGTGGCGTACGCCGGCGTGCCGGTGAGTGACCTGGTGCAGCGCATGGGCTACAAGGGGCCGGGGTACCAGGCCACGTTCACGGAGTTCATCGGCAAGAGCGCGGTGGACGACCCGGCCGAGTACCGCCGGCGCTCGCCGGTGAACTCGGTGCAGAAGCTGCGCATCCCGCTGCTGGTGCACACGAACACGAACGACGAGGACGTGAACGTGATGGAGGTGCAGCACCTGATCGAGGCGCTCAAGGCGGCGGGGCGGCCGTTCGAGCACAAGGTGTACGAGGCGGCGCCGGGCGGCCACGAGTTCAACCGCATCGACACCCGCCTGGCCCGCGAGTCGCGGCGCGAGATCTGGGCGTTCCTGGCGCGCTATCTGCGTCCGGGCACCTAG
- a CDS encoding caspase family protein, protein MRKAAVIIGVDRTGTLTPLKSAARGAESVAAWLSGEGFDVACLTDRTEPVTCGAVEDALGKFVTVPPRYNLLLVYFSGHGYWQARTDQWLLSGAPVKAREAVNLSAAMELAKYSGIPNVVFISDACRSIPVSRGASLVDGSPIFPNYDDITTASKIDYFKATSEATSAWEGLVDGAPQSVLTTALMRAFESPFPDMIRLVTDGDRTITVVPNRRLERFLQEEVDGLLAKIDPMLVQQLEINVPSGDDVYIAKVKDTPADVVAPTAPAPDPTSAPRPGSAPSERGPMPAPPPPVPQAPPREDGFAGAEPPAARPVDPGRRAADVVAQALASKAFIGADAAEALTVHDAGTEAAIQERMPSDNLTSFETGTGFGVTGTTITRVLASRRLGAASPAIPRGGSEYVHVQVNTQGPTSVAIQFADGRSTVLPAFPGYLGHIAYGPEGISTVSYVPSERDPRHDDYLATRKELDRLRAMVALAVDRNTFRLGSKRAANEFAQRIRPLKRVDPTLGLYAGIAYDAAGNTDALVSVVDFMREDIGVDLFDLRLLTWRSPQLALLPTRVVPFCPMLTESWNLLATRPSRAPKAAPVEGGDTTAPDLRPIATAALLELRQHLCNSLWTTFEPEGADFLFTAVETGLLE, encoded by the coding sequence ATGCGAAAGGCTGCCGTCATCATCGGTGTGGATCGCACTGGCACGCTCACACCACTGAAGTCGGCCGCACGCGGCGCCGAGTCGGTGGCCGCCTGGCTCAGCGGCGAAGGGTTCGATGTCGCATGCCTCACCGACCGCACCGAGCCCGTCACCTGCGGCGCCGTCGAGGACGCGCTCGGCAAGTTCGTGACCGTGCCACCCCGCTACAACCTGCTGCTCGTCTACTTCTCGGGCCACGGCTACTGGCAGGCCCGCACCGACCAGTGGCTGCTGAGCGGCGCCCCGGTCAAGGCGCGCGAGGCCGTGAACCTGAGCGCCGCCATGGAGCTCGCGAAGTACTCCGGCATCCCGAACGTCGTCTTCATCTCCGACGCCTGCCGTTCCATCCCCGTCTCGCGCGGCGCGTCACTCGTCGACGGCAGCCCGATCTTCCCCAACTACGACGACATCACGACTGCCTCGAAGATCGACTACTTCAAGGCCACCAGCGAGGCCACGTCGGCATGGGAGGGGCTCGTCGATGGCGCACCGCAGAGTGTGCTCACCACCGCCCTGATGCGTGCGTTCGAGTCACCCTTCCCCGACATGATCCGCCTCGTCACCGACGGCGATCGCACCATCACCGTCGTGCCGAACCGCCGCCTCGAGCGCTTCCTGCAGGAGGAGGTGGACGGCCTGCTCGCCAAGATCGACCCGATGCTCGTGCAGCAGCTCGAGATCAACGTGCCGTCCGGCGATGACGTCTACATCGCGAAGGTGAAGGACACGCCGGCCGACGTCGTGGCGCCAACCGCGCCCGCGCCGGATCCGACGTCAGCGCCGCGGCCCGGCTCCGCCCCGTCCGAACGGGGGCCCATGCCGGCACCGCCCCCCCCCGTGCCGCAGGCGCCGCCACGCGAGGATGGATTCGCCGGTGCCGAACCGCCGGCGGCGCGTCCCGTTGATCCCGGACGCCGCGCCGCCGACGTGGTGGCGCAGGCGCTCGCGTCCAAGGCCTTCATCGGTGCCGACGCGGCCGAGGCGCTCACCGTGCACGACGCAGGCACCGAGGCGGCGATCCAGGAACGCATGCCATCGGACAACCTCACCTCGTTCGAGACCGGCACCGGCTTCGGTGTCACCGGCACCACCATCACGCGCGTCCTGGCGTCCCGTCGCCTCGGCGCGGCATCACCCGCCATCCCGCGCGGTGGCAGCGAGTACGTGCACGTGCAGGTGAACACGCAGGGCCCGACCTCCGTGGCCATCCAGTTCGCGGATGGCCGCAGCACCGTCCTGCCCGCGTTCCCCGGCTACCTCGGCCACATCGCCTACGGTCCCGAGGGCATCAGCACCGTGAGCTACGTGCCGTCGGAGCGCGACCCGCGGCACGACGACTACCTGGCCACACGCAAGGAACTGGACCGCCTCCGTGCCATGGTCGCACTCGCCGTGGACCGCAACACCTTCCGCCTCGGTTCGAAGCGCGCCGCCAACGAGTTCGCCCAGCGCATCCGCCCGCTCAAGCGCGTGGACCCCACGCTCGGCCTCTACGCCGGCATCGCCTACGACGCCGCCGGCAACACCGACGCCCTCGTCAGCGTGGTGGACTTCATGCGCGAAGACATCGGCGTGGACCTGTTCGACCTCCGGCTGCTCACCTGGCGCTCACCACAACTCGCGTTGCTGCCCACCCGCGTCGTGCCCTTCTGCCCGATGCTCACCGAAAGCTGGAACCTGCTCGCCACGCGCCCGTCGCGCGCACCGAAGGCCGCACCGGTGGAGGGTGGCGACACCACGGCACCCGACCTGCGCCCCATCGCCACCGCCGCACTGCTGGAACTCCGCCAGCACCTCTGCAACTCCCTCTGGACCACCTTCGAGCCCGAGGGGGCCGACTTCCTCTTCACCGCCGTCGAAACGGGGCTGCTCGAATGA
- a CDS encoding radical SAM protein, producing MRFRASMRAWLVPALKKRPRVWSMVRKTDLAVERTRHSAARMLPVLIRPQPRQLHVAITAHCNQRCAGCRYGREFMQGHQLSLQMVRHLIDDAADAGFGEVRLYGGEPLLHPDLPAMVAHVIARGMRPYVTTNAVLLRHRIDALYEAGLRNMNIGFYGVGDAYDSYVHRHRSFDRVEAGIKAVRDRYGMDVNMRINWLLMRPSATLADLDAACRFADRYQLRIQVDLVHYSLPYFTEGPEGALQFRPEDRPQLECITADLLRRQREQPDLFVHADLGLRAIPDWIMNGAGMRVPCDAGNMAWVGADGTVQLCYVTFRLGNLHEQRLSAMLFNATHRQAARDAFTLDCPNCHCGYDTRVLKDATAARRYRDLLDAEAVARAG from the coding sequence ATGCGTTTCAGGGCGTCGATGCGCGCGTGGCTGGTGCCTGCGCTGAAGAAGCGGCCGCGTGTGTGGTCGATGGTGCGGAAGACCGACCTGGCCGTCGAACGCACGCGCCACAGCGCCGCCCGCATGCTGCCGGTGCTCATCCGGCCGCAGCCGCGCCAGCTGCACGTCGCCATCACCGCCCACTGCAACCAGCGCTGCGCGGGCTGCCGCTACGGCCGCGAGTTCATGCAGGGGCACCAGCTCTCGCTGCAGATGGTGCGCCACCTGATCGACGATGCCGCGGACGCCGGATTCGGCGAGGTGCGGCTCTATGGCGGCGAGCCGCTGCTCCACCCCGACCTGCCCGCCATGGTCGCGCACGTCATCGCACGCGGCATGCGGCCGTACGTCACCACCAACGCCGTGCTGCTGCGCCACCGCATCGACGCGCTGTACGAGGCCGGGCTGCGCAACATGAACATCGGCTTCTACGGCGTGGGAGACGCGTACGACAGCTACGTGCACCGCCATCGCTCGTTCGACCGTGTCGAGGCCGGCATCAAGGCCGTGCGCGACCGCTACGGCATGGATGTGAACATGCGCATCAACTGGCTGCTGATGCGCCCGTCGGCCACCCTCGCCGACCTCGACGCCGCCTGCCGCTTCGCCGACCGTTACCAGCTCCGCATCCAGGTGGACCTGGTGCACTACTCGCTGCCCTACTTCACCGAGGGGCCGGAGGGGGCGCTGCAATTCCGGCCCGAAGACCGCCCGCAGCTCGAGTGCATCACCGCCGACCTCCTGCGCCGCCAGCGTGAGCAGCCCGACCTGTTCGTGCACGCCGACCTGGGGCTGCGCGCCATCCCCGACTGGATCATGAACGGCGCCGGGATGCGCGTGCCGTGCGATGCCGGGAACATGGCCTGGGTCGGCGCCGACGGCACGGTGCAGCTCTGCTACGTGACGTTCCGGCTGGGCAACCTGCATGAGCAGCGCCTCAGTGCGATGCTCTTCAACGCCACCCACCGCCAGGCCGCGCGTGATGCCTTCACCCTCGACTGCCCGAACTGCCACTGCGGGTACGACACGCGCGTGCTGAAGGATGCCACGGCGGCGCGCCGCTATCGCGACCTGCTGGATGCGGAGGCGGTCGCGAGGGCGGGATGA
- a CDS encoding VWA domain-containing protein: protein MPRPMPVRSLIAALAAALLAGGCSDRPTAPDGGLPPITSLSVSGVRVNSADFRTNGTFRLGLIATAADSVPILNTGVSVAVALTSLSSGDPAAFAVTRDNTTVSQPGSADMRAAILLDDSGSMSSNDPTEFRSSAAELFWAAVLPVRAGNQVALLDFGAGATAPFTNSRLLQAFTADASLLATKLSAIGAFGGTPLYESLLETVDWMTTNTTASQNRVILLLTDGSPNSTTSRDAAIQAAVDASITVHTVGLGPASDQSPSVSTAALTAVREIADRTGGVYSAATTAPALEPIFAALARATSRGQLISTFRITPVPASGTRVSGTVTVGSGGTTGVASFSFVAP, encoded by the coding sequence ATGCCGCGTCCGATGCCGGTGCGCTCCCTCATCGCCGCCCTTGCCGCGGCGCTCCTCGCCGGCGGCTGTTCCGACCGACCCACCGCGCCAGACGGTGGACTGCCGCCGATCACGAGCCTCTCCGTCTCCGGTGTGCGGGTGAACAGTGCCGATTTCCGCACCAACGGCACGTTCCGGCTCGGCCTGATCGCGACGGCGGCAGACAGCGTGCCGATCCTGAACACCGGTGTGAGCGTGGCGGTGGCGCTCACCAGCCTGTCGTCCGGCGATCCGGCCGCGTTCGCGGTGACCCGCGACAACACCACCGTCTCGCAGCCCGGCAGCGCCGACATGCGCGCCGCGATCCTGCTCGATGATTCCGGGTCGATGAGCAGCAACGATCCCACCGAGTTCCGCAGCAGTGCCGCGGAGCTGTTCTGGGCCGCCGTGCTGCCCGTGCGCGCCGGCAACCAGGTGGCACTGCTCGACTTCGGCGCCGGTGCCACCGCGCCGTTCACCAACTCGCGCCTGCTGCAGGCCTTCACCGCCGATGCCTCGCTGCTGGCCACGAAGCTGTCGGCGATCGGGGCGTTCGGCGGCACGCCGCTGTACGAGTCGCTGCTCGAGACGGTGGACTGGATGACCACCAACACCACCGCGTCGCAGAATCGCGTGATCCTGCTGCTCACCGACGGATCGCCGAACAGCACCACCTCTCGCGACGCCGCCATCCAGGCCGCGGTGGACGCCAGCATCACGGTGCACACCGTCGGGCTTGGCCCCGCATCCGACCAGAGCCCGAGCGTCTCCACGGCGGCACTGACGGCCGTGCGCGAGATCGCGGACCGAACCGGCGGCGTCTATTCCGCCGCCACCACCGCGCCGGCGCTGGAGCCCATCTTCGCGGCGCTCGCGCGTGCCACCAGCCGCGGTCAGCTCATCAGCACCTTCCGCATCACCCCCGTGCCGGCCTCCGGCACGCGCGTGTCGGGCACCGTGACCGTCGGCTCCGGCGGCACCACCGGCGTGGCGAGCTTTTCGTTCGTGGCGCCGTAG
- a CDS encoding SH3 domain-containing protein has protein sequence MRVSLALVGALLCVPALATGQQREAVVAMDRATVRRSPSTRAAIVARLPRGAAVTVLSRTSTWWRVSNGSVSGYSRGENFRLVRAREGSPTVARDAAEPILRPAPPTGDAAPDVSARTAAAAVAPASRPASPPPAGGRGGVSGQPVTPASRDTPAPSPTVRTAAGARAPAADPGLLFGLLGSVTQVTPTGGGAKATHLAGTALVLLERRPFGVYVAPEFGSGAGYRSLMLGGGLSLRVLTYDRLQVRGLGGYTTYRETLSPAVSGVSSEILSSHGASVGGLVTVRAVGGFRVAYRGAYTRGFGDQAGMEFWRHSVGVVR, from the coding sequence ATGAGGGTTTCGCTGGCGCTGGTGGGGGCACTGCTCTGTGTGCCGGCCCTCGCAACCGGGCAGCAGCGTGAGGCGGTGGTCGCGATGGACCGCGCCACGGTGCGCCGGTCACCATCCACGCGCGCGGCGATCGTCGCGCGTCTGCCGCGTGGAGCGGCCGTGACCGTGCTGAGCCGCACCTCCACCTGGTGGCGCGTGTCGAACGGTTCGGTGAGCGGCTATTCGCGGGGCGAGAACTTCAGGCTGGTGCGCGCGCGCGAGGGATCGCCGACCGTGGCGCGGGATGCGGCCGAGCCCATCTTGCGGCCGGCCCCGCCCACGGGGGATGCGGCTCCGGATGTGTCGGCGCGGACCGCCGCGGCGGCGGTGGCACCCGCGTCACGACCCGCCTCCCCACCTCCGGCTGGCGGACGGGGCGGCGTGTCCGGTCAGCCCGTGACGCCGGCGTCGCGCGATACGCCCGCACCGTCCCCGACCGTCCGAACGGCGGCCGGGGCCAGGGCGCCAGCTGCGGACCCCGGGCTGCTCTTCGGGCTGCTGGGGTCGGTCACCCAGGTCACGCCCACGGGCGGTGGAGCGAAGGCGACCCATCTGGCCGGCACCGCGCTGGTGCTGCTGGAGCGCCGGCCGTTCGGGGTGTACGTGGCCCCGGAGTTCGGGAGCGGCGCCGGGTATCGCTCGCTGATGCTGGGTGGTGGGCTGTCGCTGCGGGTGCTGACGTACGACCGGCTGCAGGTGCGCGGGCTGGGCGGGTACACGACCTATCGCGAGACACTGTCGCCGGCGGTGTCGGGGGTGAGTTCGGAGATCCTGTCGTCACACGGCGCGTCGGTGGGTGGGCTGGTGACGGTGCGGGCGGTGGGTGGGTTCCGGGTGGCGTATCGGGGGGCGTACACGCGCGGGTTCGGGGACCAGGCGGGGATGGAGTTCTGGAGGCATTCGGTGGGGGTGGTGCGGTGA
- a CDS encoding HNH endonuclease encodes MRFWTGVTDNRWYQNLASQASVNEVNFWHPRGRAPFSSLPEGTPFLFKLKRPHHHIAGGGFFIKYVSLPIELAWDAFGTKNGADTFEQFERLIRDAQGPDADRTKDIGCSILGEPFFLPRDSWIPLEEDFAGNIVSGKSFDSTDGSAGTRIWESVELAMHLGAARAAIVAERPVMRGTPVLFTPRRGQGAFRALVTNAYGRRCAITGESTLPVLEAAHIRPVSSDGLHNTYNGLLLRSDFHRLFDVGLVTVTPDHRVEVSTRIKDLWFNGKAYSRLHGERLAALPAAREDQPREDLLRWHNENVYERGFRSA; translated from the coding sequence ATGCGATTCTGGACCGGCGTCACCGACAACCGATGGTACCAGAACCTCGCAAGCCAGGCGAGTGTGAACGAGGTCAACTTCTGGCATCCGCGCGGCCGCGCGCCGTTCTCCTCGCTGCCAGAGGGCACGCCGTTCCTCTTCAAGCTGAAGCGTCCGCACCATCACATCGCCGGTGGCGGCTTCTTCATCAAGTATGTCTCGCTCCCGATCGAGCTGGCGTGGGATGCCTTCGGCACCAAGAACGGTGCTGACACCTTCGAGCAGTTCGAGCGGCTGATCCGTGACGCGCAGGGTCCCGATGCCGACCGGACGAAGGACATCGGGTGCAGCATCCTCGGTGAGCCCTTCTTCCTGCCGCGTGACTCGTGGATTCCGCTCGAGGAAGACTTTGCTGGCAACATCGTCTCCGGGAAGTCCTTCGACTCGACCGATGGCAGCGCGGGCACGCGGATCTGGGAGTCAGTCGAGTTGGCGATGCATCTCGGTGCGGCGCGTGCGGCGATCGTCGCCGAGCGTCCGGTCATGCGTGGCACGCCGGTGCTGTTCACGCCTCGTCGAGGGCAGGGGGCGTTTCGTGCCCTCGTGACCAACGCGTACGGGCGGCGGTGTGCCATCACCGGCGAGAGCACGCTGCCCGTGCTCGAAGCGGCGCATATCAGGCCAGTGTCGAGCGATGGTCTGCACAACACGTACAACGGCCTCTTGTTGCGTTCCGACTTTCACCGGCTGTTCGATGTCGGCCTGGTGACCGTGACGCCGGATCATCGGGTCGAGGTGAGCACGCGGATCAAGGATCTCTGGTTCAACGGCAAGGCGTACAGTCGCCTGCATGGCGAACGACTGGCCGCGCTGCCGGCTGCGCGAGAGGACCAGCCGCGCGAGGACCTCCTCCGCTGGCACAACGAGAACGTCTACGAGCGAGGATTCAGGAGTGCTTAG
- a CDS encoding nucleotide pyrophosphohydrolase: MANDWPRCRLRERTSRARTSSAGTTRTSTSEDSGVLSPETLQALLHFRRERDWEQFHSPRNLAIAIAVEAGELLEQFQWMKDGESRPTAAQRDALELEMADVAILLSYLAADLDVDLDAAVRRKLAVNAGRYPVAKARGSAVKYDAL; the protein is encoded by the coding sequence ATGGCGAACGACTGGCCGCGCTGCCGGCTGCGCGAGAGGACCAGCCGCGCGAGGACCTCCTCCGCTGGCACAACGAGAACGTCTACGAGCGAGGATTCAGGAGTGCTTAGCCCCGAGACGCTTCAGGCCTTGCTTCACTTCCGGCGGGAACGCGACTGGGAGCAGTTTCATTCCCCGCGCAACCTGGCCATCGCGATCGCCGTGGAGGCGGGAGAGTTGCTCGAGCAGTTCCAGTGGATGAAGGACGGAGAATCACGGCCGACGGCGGCGCAGCGTGACGCGCTGGAGCTCGAGATGGCGGATGTGGCCATCCTGTTGTCGTACCTCGCCGCCGATCTCGATGTCGACCTCGACGCGGCTGTCCGGCGGAAGCTCGCGGTGAATGCGGGACGGTATCCGGTGGCAAAAGCCCGGGGGTCGGCGGTGAAGTACGACGCGTTGTGA
- a CDS encoding Fic family protein has product MAELAIPLGADTAGVVSEAEAAIQRLNASARPALAPLARLLLRTESIASSKVEGLQVGVRELARAEAKSAAGQRVAPTAVDVLANVDAMRLATDAAARAPAFTVDQITAIHARLMAGAANAARVADRIRTTQNWIGGNDYNPCGADFVPPPPEHVASLLDDLCEAINDDTLPPIVQAALVHAQFETIHPFDDGNGRTGRALVQVVLRRRGLAPDYVPPISVVLARAKDRYIAGLTDFRAERVEAWVAQFAAAAATAATLASAYLGRVTMLVAEWRERLATSAEAPRADAAAWAVIDVLPAHPVMSAPVAAAATGRAKAPIYEGIRQLVGAGVLVPLAGGARNQVWEAAGLLALVQEMEEGEARRNG; this is encoded by the coding sequence ATGGCTGAGCTGGCTATCCCGCTGGGAGCAGACACGGCCGGGGTGGTCTCGGAGGCTGAGGCGGCGATCCAGCGCCTGAACGCTTCGGCCCGGCCAGCGCTGGCGCCGCTCGCTCGGTTGCTGCTCCGGACGGAGTCCATCGCTTCGTCGAAAGTGGAGGGGCTGCAGGTCGGTGTGCGCGAGCTGGCGCGTGCGGAGGCCAAGTCCGCGGCGGGACAGCGCGTGGCGCCGACGGCCGTGGATGTCCTGGCGAACGTCGATGCGATGCGGCTCGCGACGGATGCAGCCGCGCGCGCCCCGGCCTTCACGGTGGACCAGATCACGGCGATCCACGCACGACTCATGGCGGGTGCGGCGAACGCGGCGCGTGTGGCGGATCGCATACGGACCACGCAGAACTGGATCGGCGGCAACGACTACAACCCGTGCGGCGCCGACTTCGTCCCGCCGCCACCGGAGCATGTCGCATCGCTGTTGGACGACCTGTGCGAGGCCATCAACGACGACACGCTCCCACCGATCGTCCAGGCGGCGCTGGTGCATGCGCAATTCGAGACGATTCATCCGTTCGACGATGGCAACGGTCGCACCGGGCGCGCATTGGTGCAGGTCGTGCTGCGTCGACGTGGGCTGGCGCCGGACTATGTGCCGCCGATCAGTGTCGTGCTCGCGCGCGCGAAAGATCGGTACATCGCGGGGCTGACGGACTTCCGTGCCGAGCGTGTGGAGGCCTGGGTGGCCCAGTTCGCGGCGGCGGCCGCGACGGCGGCGACACTCGCCTCGGCATACCTGGGTCGTGTGACCATGCTGGTGGCGGAGTGGCGTGAGCGGCTGGCTACGTCAGCGGAGGCGCCGCGTGCCGATGCGGCGGCGTGGGCGGTGATCGACGTGCTGCCGGCGCATCCGGTGATGTCGGCTCCGGTTGCCGCGGCGGCGACGGGGCGTGCGAAGGCGCCGATCTACGAGGGGATCCGGCAGCTGGTGGGGGCGGGCGTGCTGGTGCCGCTTGCAGGAGGCGCGCGGAACCAGGTGTGGGAGGCGGCAGGGTTGCTGGCGCTGGTGCAGGAGATGGAGGAGGGTGAGGCGCGTCGAAACGGCTGA